The Nitrospira sp. genome has a window encoding:
- a CDS encoding nucleotidyltransferase domain-containing protein — translation MTQAALLEHVTKTIIDRFRPRRIMVFGSHARGEAGPDSDLDLFIEMDTPHRPPERAIEVSEVFGLRPWPMDIVVYTPEEVRRLRSVNGTLLSIIEKEGKMLYEQR, via the coding sequence ATGACGCAAGCGGCTCTCTTGGAACACGTGACAAAGACCATCATCGACCGGTTTCGACCGAGGCGGATCATGGTATTCGGCAGCCATGCCCGCGGCGAGGCCGGTCCGGACAGCGACTTAGATCTGTTCATTGAAATGGACACGCCTCACCGCCCACCGGAGCGCGCCATCGAAGTGAGTGAAGTGTTTGGGCTCCGTCCATGGCCGATGGATATCGTCGTGTACACGCCTGAAGAGGTTCGCCGTCTGCGAAGTGTCAACGGTACGCTTCTCTCCATCATCGAGAAGGAGGGCAAGATGCTGTATGAGCAGCGTTGA
- a CDS encoding HEPN domain-containing protein: protein MSSVESNFSAWLRKADHDLLNIENNLIARDVPWDTVCFHAQQVAEKVLKAFLAHHGRELLKTHDLVALLAQCATIDRTLSDLEADCRKLTSYGVSARYPDDLFEPGEPDGRELVSASRRLRARILALLPKA, encoded by the coding sequence ATGAGCAGCGTTGAGTCCAACTTCTCAGCATGGTTGCGCAAAGCAGACCACGACCTCCTGAACATCGAGAACAATCTCATCGCGAGGGACGTTCCTTGGGACACGGTGTGTTTTCATGCTCAGCAAGTGGCGGAGAAAGTCCTCAAGGCCTTTCTCGCCCACCATGGGCGCGAGCTCTTGAAAACCCATGATCTCGTCGCGCTGCTCGCCCAATGCGCAACTATCGACCGCACGCTCTCTGATCTCGAAGCCGACTGCCGCAAGCTGACTTCGTACGGCGTTTCGGCTCGCTATCCCGATGATCTCTTCGAACCAGGCGAACCCGACGGTCGTGAACTTGTGTCTGCCTCCCGTCGACTTCGAGCGAGGATTCTCGCCTTGTTACCAAAAGCCTGA
- the argB gene encoding acetylglutamate kinase codes for MNKLIKKADVLIEALPYIRTFRGKTVVVKYGGHAMTDSSLKERFAQDVVLLKYVGINPVIIHGGGPQIDKMLDRLGIQAKFRHGVRITDAATMEIVEMVLAGKINMELTDLITRHGGSAVGLSGKDGGLILSKPLTAKAWAESLDRDLEGEDREGDFGLVGDIEKVDPGLLRNLQEDHYIPIIAPIGTDREGNTYNINADLVAGSIAGALRAEKLLMMTDIKGIRDANGRHLSTVSRKDVQRMMKKGTITEGMIPKVHACLDALAEGVHKAHIIDGRIPHAVLLEIFTRKGIGTEIVT; via the coding sequence ATGAACAAGTTGATCAAGAAGGCCGATGTCCTCATCGAGGCCCTCCCCTACATCCGGACATTTCGCGGAAAAACCGTGGTCGTCAAATACGGCGGCCATGCCATGACCGACTCCTCCCTCAAGGAACGGTTCGCGCAAGATGTGGTCCTGCTCAAGTACGTGGGGATCAACCCGGTCATCATTCATGGTGGGGGACCCCAGATCGACAAAATGCTCGATCGCCTCGGCATCCAAGCCAAGTTCAGGCATGGTGTCCGGATCACCGACGCTGCCACGATGGAGATCGTGGAGATGGTCCTGGCGGGAAAGATCAACATGGAACTGACCGACCTGATCACCCGGCACGGCGGCAGTGCGGTCGGGTTGAGCGGGAAAGACGGTGGGTTGATTCTCAGCAAGCCATTGACGGCCAAGGCCTGGGCTGAAAGCCTTGATCGTGATTTGGAAGGTGAGGATAGAGAAGGTGATTTCGGATTGGTCGGTGATATCGAAAAGGTCGATCCTGGCTTGCTCCGGAACCTCCAAGAGGATCACTACATTCCGATCATCGCTCCCATCGGAACAGACCGTGAGGGGAACACCTACAATATCAACGCCGATCTCGTCGCCGGATCGATCGCGGGAGCCTTGCGTGCGGAGAAACTGTTGATGATGACCGACATCAAAGGGATTCGCGATGCCAATGGGCGCCACCTCTCGACCGTGTCTCGCAAAGATGTGCAACGTATGATGAAGAAGGGAACGATTACCGAAGGCATGATCCCGAAAGTTCATGCCTGCCTCGACGCATTGGCCGAGGGAGTCCACAAGGCCCACATCATCGATGGCCGCATACCTCATGCCGTGCTGCTCGAAATCTTTACGCGCAAAGGCATCGGCACTGAAATCGTCACTTAA
- the hslV gene encoding ATP-dependent protease subunit HslV, with the protein MKIRSTTVLCVRRDGRVAMGCDGQVTVGTTVMKHNAKKIRRLHHDQVLAGFAGATADAFTLFEKFESKLEEYRGNLTRAAVELAKDWRTDRVLRRLEALLAVAGLEQSFIITGTGDVVEPEDGILAIGSGGSYALAAARALFRHSQLEAPVIVTEALTIAGSIDIYTNQHILVEELRG; encoded by the coding sequence ATGAAAATTCGGTCGACGACCGTTCTCTGTGTCCGTCGCGACGGACGAGTCGCCATGGGTTGTGACGGCCAGGTCACCGTCGGCACCACGGTCATGAAACACAATGCCAAGAAGATTCGGCGCTTGCACCATGATCAGGTCCTGGCGGGATTTGCCGGCGCCACGGCAGACGCGTTCACCCTGTTCGAAAAGTTTGAGAGCAAACTGGAAGAGTATCGAGGGAATCTCACGCGAGCCGCCGTCGAGCTGGCGAAAGATTGGCGAACGGATCGTGTGCTTCGCCGCCTGGAAGCCCTCCTGGCCGTCGCCGGGCTCGAGCAGTCGTTCATCATTACCGGGACCGGTGACGTCGTCGAGCCGGAAGACGGCATTCTGGCCATCGGCTCTGGTGGTTCCTATGCGCTGGCAGCGGCACGAGCATTGTTCCGCCATTCACAGCTCGAGGCTCCGGTGATCGTCACTGAAGCCCTGACCATCGCCGGATCCATTGACATCTACACAAACCAACACATTCTTGTCGAAGAACTCCGAGGATAA
- the rimO gene encoding 30S ribosomal protein S12 methylthiotransferase RimO: MSQPLITPRRAKSTKPTKIHHSTTTIGFVNLGCSKNQVDSEIMLGALVTEGFRLTDDPQQAEVVIVNTCGFIEEAKQESINTILEHGHLKKAGTCRVLIAAGCLAQRYQGDLLKELPELDAVVGTGEFGKIAEICRDLLSPKKRHRRLWMSQPPYLYDELAPRVRLGTPHSTYVKIAEGCNRNCAFCAIPLMRGKQRSRPVQSIVAEAQQLAREGVKEINLISQDTINYGVDLGLRQGLVQLLRDLVKVEGLQWIRPFYLYPQQVTDDLLDLYAGEEKITKYMDMPLQHINDRMLKRMHRLGDRRAIESLVERIRARIPDVFFRTAFIVGFPGETEAAFGELYSYVEQAQFDRVGVFLYSDEEGTSAVDFGDKIEQDVMDERRNVILSMQESIATAKGRAKIGSILDVLVDGRSEETEHVLEGRHEGLAPEIDGVVYIDEGATDIATQSASDPTVSHPTAGSFCKIEITDAAAFDLVGRLVPTPNG, from the coding sequence ATGTCGCAGCCATTGATCACTCCCCGTCGTGCCAAGTCCACGAAGCCGACAAAGATCCATCATTCGACGACCACCATCGGCTTTGTGAATCTCGGCTGTTCAAAGAACCAGGTAGATTCTGAAATTATGCTGGGCGCACTTGTCACGGAAGGCTTCCGGCTCACCGACGATCCTCAACAAGCAGAAGTCGTCATCGTCAATACCTGTGGCTTCATTGAAGAAGCGAAACAGGAATCCATCAACACGATTCTCGAACACGGTCATCTAAAGAAAGCCGGGACTTGTCGCGTTCTGATAGCCGCCGGCTGCTTGGCTCAGCGCTATCAAGGAGACTTGCTGAAGGAACTGCCTGAATTGGATGCGGTGGTAGGCACCGGCGAGTTCGGCAAGATTGCCGAGATTTGTCGAGACCTCCTATCTCCAAAGAAACGGCATCGCCGGCTCTGGATGAGCCAACCACCCTATCTCTATGACGAATTAGCACCACGTGTGAGACTTGGGACGCCACACAGCACCTATGTCAAGATCGCGGAAGGGTGCAATCGCAACTGTGCCTTCTGTGCGATTCCACTGATGCGAGGCAAACAGCGCAGCCGACCGGTCCAATCCATCGTGGCAGAAGCACAACAGTTGGCACGCGAAGGAGTGAAGGAGATCAACCTTATCTCCCAGGATACGATCAACTATGGAGTCGATCTGGGTCTTCGCCAAGGCCTGGTTCAGCTCCTCCGTGACCTTGTAAAGGTAGAGGGCCTACAGTGGATCCGCCCATTCTACCTCTATCCTCAGCAAGTCACGGATGATTTGCTCGATTTGTACGCCGGTGAAGAAAAGATCACCAAGTATATGGATATGCCTCTGCAGCACATCAATGATCGCATGCTCAAACGTATGCATCGGCTCGGTGATCGCAGGGCGATTGAGTCGCTGGTTGAGCGGATCCGTGCGCGCATTCCGGACGTGTTCTTCCGCACCGCGTTCATTGTCGGGTTTCCTGGAGAAACCGAGGCCGCCTTCGGCGAACTGTATTCGTATGTGGAACAGGCGCAATTCGATCGGGTCGGGGTGTTTCTCTACTCCGATGAAGAAGGGACCTCCGCGGTCGACTTCGGTGACAAAATCGAGCAAGACGTCATGGATGAGCGTCGGAATGTCATCCTCTCAATGCAGGAATCGATTGCCACCGCCAAGGGAAGAGCCAAAATCGGCTCTATCCTTGACGTGCTCGTCGACGGCCGCTCCGAAGAAACCGAGCATGTCCTAGAAGGACGGCACGAGGGCCTCGCTCCCGAGATCGATGGGGTTGTCTACATCGATGAAGGGGCGACTGACATCGCGACGCAGTCCGCATCGGACCCTACGGTTTCCCATCCCACGGCCGGATCCTTCTGCAAGATCGAGATCACCGATGCCGCAGCGTTCGACCTTGTGGGACGCCTTGTGCCCACACCGAACGGATGA
- a CDS encoding addiction module protein: MAPSTQQLLKDALQLTDEQRAALVVELLDSLPPVEPGRARSDAEWLVEIERRAWAAQAGVPGVAWEEARKQVVDRLPKQEAPQSLTRSCGPCQTASRLLAQPSANHLKSL; this comes from the coding sequence ATGGCTCCATCCACCCAGCAACTCCTCAAGGATGCGCTGCAGCTCACGGATGAGCAGCGTGCAGCATTAGTCGTCGAATTACTTGACAGTCTTCCACCGGTAGAACCCGGACGAGCCCGCAGTGACGCAGAATGGCTTGTGGAGATTGAGCGACGTGCGTGGGCCGCGCAGGCCGGAGTTCCCGGGGTTGCTTGGGAAGAGGCGCGCAAGCAGGTGGTAGATCGCCTTCCGAAACAGGAAGCCCCTCAATCTCTCACCCGAAGCTGTGGCCCATGCCAAACGGCATCCCGATTACTGGCTCAACCGTCTGCAAACCACCTGAAGTCTCTCTAG
- a CDS encoding M28 family peptidase: MPVDRHQLTADLQALVGERHPLTSPAHLQQAEAYLLRQFSEAGLTVTTHSFHALGGTYRNVIGAALPASAHTSLPPLILGAHFDTVEGSPGADDNASALAVILQIARQVQEMPLIRPLRLIAFNLEEENLLGSAAYASFLSETSEAIHGSIILECVGYASHQEGSQKKPPGLPISIPSTGDFIGVIGNERSQALAGFVVQAMKSHLPTVPLVVPGNGELLPDTRRSDHTSFWEQGFPAVMLTDTANFRNPHYHRATDTLETLNLDFIASVADGVTATVRALACQQST; the protein is encoded by the coding sequence GTGCCCGTTGATCGTCACCAACTCACAGCAGACCTTCAGGCGCTGGTGGGAGAACGACATCCTCTCACCTCACCAGCCCACTTACAGCAGGCAGAAGCGTACCTGCTTCGCCAATTCTCAGAAGCAGGTCTCACCGTCACAACGCATTCATTCCACGCCTTAGGCGGCACGTATCGCAACGTTATTGGGGCAGCACTTCCAGCCTCCGCGCATACCTCACTGCCGCCACTGATCCTCGGCGCGCACTTCGATACCGTAGAAGGCTCGCCAGGCGCCGATGATAATGCGAGCGCGCTTGCCGTGATCCTCCAGATTGCTCGTCAGGTTCAAGAGATGCCACTGATCAGGCCGCTTCGTCTTATCGCCTTCAACCTCGAGGAAGAGAACTTGCTTGGCAGCGCAGCCTATGCCTCGTTCCTCAGCGAGACCAGTGAGGCCATCCACGGATCCATCATATTGGAGTGTGTCGGCTATGCGAGCCATCAAGAAGGCTCGCAAAAGAAGCCGCCAGGCCTCCCCATCAGCATCCCCAGCACTGGTGACTTTATCGGGGTGATCGGGAACGAACGATCCCAGGCACTAGCCGGCTTCGTCGTTCAGGCCATGAAATCCCACCTGCCAACCGTGCCACTGGTCGTGCCAGGCAACGGTGAGCTGCTACCAGATACAAGACGCAGCGACCACACCTCTTTCTGGGAGCAGGGCTTCCCCGCCGTCATGCTGACCGACACGGCAAATTTTCGTAATCCCCACTACCATCGGGCGACCGATACGCTCGAAACACTGAATCTTGACTTCATCGCTTCAGTCGCCGATGGAGTTACGGCAACGGTCAGGGCGTTGGCCTGTCAACAGAGCACATAG
- the hslU gene encoding ATP-dependent protease ATPase subunit HslU, whose translation MNVNSLTPPQIVEELNRYVIGQKDAKRMVAIALRNRWRRQQLSPDLRDEVMPKNIIMIGPTGVGKTEIARRLAKLAEAPFIKVEASKFTEVGYVGRDVESIIRDLTELSINMVKTQRLGSVQQKAEQQAEERLLDLLLPPPPPRPGFVDSTSEEPAHPSPDSHETTRSKLRLQLREGKLDERTVEMDVKERGLPVGVISNVGGLDDLENNLRDMLGGMFQGKKKKRLMKVPEALKHLSQEEAQKLIDMDDTTREAINKVEQTGIVFLDEIDKIAGRERSSGPDVSREGVQRDLLPIVEGCTVNTKHGPVMTDHILFIAAGAFHVAKPSDLIPELQGRFPIRVELSPLSKDDFVRILTEPKGALVRQYQALLATEGLAIGFTQDGLEEIAEIAVQVNERTENIGARRLFTIMERLLEDISFEGPGWPDKRMSISATYVRERLKDIVKDQDLSRYIL comes from the coding sequence CTGAACGTCAATAGTCTCACCCCGCCGCAGATTGTCGAAGAGTTGAATCGCTACGTCATCGGACAAAAAGATGCCAAGCGCATGGTCGCGATTGCCCTGCGTAACCGGTGGCGTCGTCAGCAGTTGTCACCCGATCTCCGCGACGAGGTCATGCCGAAGAACATCATCATGATCGGACCGACAGGGGTCGGGAAGACGGAGATCGCCAGACGACTGGCCAAGCTGGCTGAGGCCCCTTTCATCAAGGTTGAAGCCTCAAAGTTCACTGAGGTCGGCTACGTCGGGCGAGATGTAGAATCGATCATCCGAGACCTGACGGAACTGTCCATCAATATGGTCAAGACCCAGCGCCTGGGTTCGGTTCAGCAAAAAGCCGAGCAACAGGCAGAGGAGCGTCTGCTCGACCTCCTCTTGCCACCACCTCCCCCTCGACCTGGATTTGTAGATAGCACGAGCGAGGAACCTGCTCACCCCTCTCCTGATTCACATGAGACCACGCGGTCGAAACTGCGTCTCCAGTTGCGGGAGGGCAAACTGGATGAGCGAACGGTCGAGATGGATGTCAAAGAACGTGGCCTTCCGGTCGGCGTCATCTCCAACGTGGGAGGCTTGGATGACCTCGAGAACAACCTCCGTGACATGCTCGGTGGGATGTTCCAGGGCAAGAAGAAGAAGCGGCTCATGAAGGTACCCGAGGCGCTGAAACACCTGTCGCAAGAAGAAGCCCAAAAGCTGATCGATATGGACGACACCACGCGTGAAGCGATCAATAAGGTGGAACAAACCGGGATCGTGTTTCTCGACGAGATCGACAAAATCGCTGGTCGCGAGCGCTCCAGTGGGCCTGACGTCTCCAGAGAGGGTGTCCAGCGAGACCTGCTGCCCATTGTAGAAGGCTGCACCGTCAACACAAAACATGGCCCGGTCATGACCGACCACATCCTTTTTATCGCCGCCGGTGCCTTCCATGTTGCGAAGCCGTCCGACCTGATCCCGGAACTCCAAGGGCGCTTTCCCATTCGCGTCGAGCTGAGTCCCTTGTCCAAGGACGACTTTGTCCGTATTCTGACGGAACCGAAAGGGGCGTTGGTCCGGCAATATCAGGCGCTGTTGGCCACGGAGGGCCTCGCGATCGGATTCACACAGGATGGGCTCGAAGAAATTGCGGAGATCGCCGTGCAGGTGAACGAGCGGACCGAGAATATCGGGGCGCGGCGGCTGTTCACGATCATGGAACGATTGCTCGAAGACATTTCCTTCGAGGGACCAGGATGGCCGGACAAGCGGATGAGCATTAGTGCCACCTATGTGCGTGAACGATTGAAAGACATCGTAAAGGATCAGGACTTGAGTCGGTATATCCTCTGA
- the xerC gene encoding tyrosine recombinase XerC: MDDAIKTFVMYLQVERNASQETIRNYRSDLLQFKGFLRRTDISHPRVDKIASDDVRAYLHNLDQQGDKASSLARKLACLRSFFRFLVREGIVPTNPAESLRSPKLPKPLPRVLTKGDAEALMEFPTGPSPLSLRDRALLETLYSTGARVSEVVGLNRGDLNETDGLVCLRGKGRKERVVPIGDMALQAIQNYRTSLCAPRLNAQLSAPLFLNHRGGRLTTRSVARMVSRYSSRLVGGAVSPHALRHSCATHLLDEGADLRSIQEMLGHASLSTTQKYTHVATAQLLAVYDRAHPRARTTRPVHGKDHKSS; this comes from the coding sequence ATGGACGATGCGATCAAAACTTTCGTAATGTATCTCCAAGTGGAACGCAATGCTTCACAGGAAACCATCCGCAACTACCGATCCGATCTTCTCCAGTTCAAGGGGTTCCTCCGCCGTACGGACATCTCTCACCCTCGAGTGGACAAAATCGCCAGCGACGATGTGCGTGCCTATCTCCACAACCTGGACCAACAGGGTGACAAGGCATCATCGTTAGCAAGAAAGCTCGCGTGTCTCAGGAGTTTTTTTCGATTTCTCGTGCGTGAGGGCATCGTGCCGACAAATCCCGCGGAAAGCTTGCGAAGTCCTAAGCTGCCAAAGCCACTGCCTCGCGTGCTGACAAAGGGCGACGCTGAAGCACTGATGGAGTTTCCGACCGGGCCATCACCCCTATCGTTACGCGATCGTGCGTTGTTAGAGACCTTATACTCCACTGGGGCTCGTGTGAGTGAAGTCGTCGGCCTCAATCGGGGTGACCTCAATGAAACGGACGGCCTCGTGTGCCTGCGCGGGAAGGGGCGCAAGGAACGGGTTGTTCCGATTGGAGACATGGCGCTCCAGGCCATTCAGAACTATCGGACATCACTGTGTGCACCACGCCTGAACGCCCAGCTGTCGGCTCCATTGTTCTTGAATCATCGCGGGGGTCGGCTCACGACACGAAGCGTCGCTCGAATGGTCTCGCGGTATTCCAGCCGCCTCGTGGGTGGAGCGGTGAGCCCGCATGCCTTGCGACATTCGTGCGCGACGCACTTGCTGGATGAAGGGGCAGATCTCCGGTCCATACAGGAAATGCTCGGTCATGCCTCCCTGAGCACCACTCAAAAATATACGCATGTGGCGACGGCTCAGCTGCTGGCGGTCTACGATCGGGCTCACCCTCGAGCACGAACAACACGTCCCGTACATGGAAAGGACCACAAGTCATCATGA
- the trmFO gene encoding methylenetetrahydrofolate--tRNA-(uracil(54)-C(5))-methyltransferase (FADH(2)-oxidizing) TrmFO, with amino-acid sequence MRDDIVIVGGGLAGSEAAWQAANRGAKITLYEMRPKEMTKAHKTGNLAELVCSNSLGSSDPLNAPGILKEEMRRLNSLIIAAAEQARVPAGSALAVDRDVFSQHITRALESHPNIRILHEEIAEIPTDCLCIIATGPLTSDKLSQAIRAATRSQHLYFFDAISPIVDADSINMDIVFRASRYDKGGDDYLNCPMTADQYNAFYDAMMAAEKVQPKEFEKTPYFEACVPIEVLAERGRQTMQFGPMKPVGLKDPRTGVEPAAVVQLRTENVHRTCYNLVGFQTKLTYGEQKRVFRMIPGLEQAEFLRYGSLHRNTFINAPQLLLNTLQFKARASLFFAGQLVGVEGYTESAAMGGIAGINTARALAGKPLITPPPTTAHGCLIAHVTASDPRHFQPMNTNFGLFPPLAIPPRDKEKKRRALSQRAIEDFEAWTMRSKLS; translated from the coding sequence ATGCGTGACGACATTGTCATCGTAGGCGGAGGTCTGGCTGGATCCGAAGCCGCGTGGCAAGCGGCTAATCGCGGCGCCAAAATCACGCTCTACGAGATGCGCCCGAAAGAGATGACGAAGGCGCATAAGACGGGCAACTTGGCCGAGCTCGTCTGCTCCAATTCGTTGGGCTCGTCAGATCCGCTGAACGCTCCGGGCATCCTCAAGGAAGAGATGCGGCGGCTGAATTCGCTGATCATTGCTGCTGCGGAGCAAGCCCGTGTGCCGGCCGGATCGGCGCTGGCCGTGGATCGTGATGTATTTTCTCAGCACATCACCCGCGCGCTGGAAAGCCATCCGAACATCAGAATTCTTCACGAGGAGATCGCGGAGATTCCAACAGACTGCCTCTGCATCATCGCGACGGGGCCGCTGACCTCCGACAAGCTCTCGCAGGCCATTCGCGCAGCGACGCGATCCCAACACCTGTATTTCTTCGACGCCATCTCGCCGATCGTCGATGCGGACTCGATCAACATGGACATCGTCTTTCGGGCGTCACGCTACGACAAGGGCGGGGATGATTATTTAAATTGCCCTATGACGGCAGACCAGTACAATGCGTTTTACGACGCCATGATGGCCGCGGAAAAAGTCCAGCCGAAGGAATTTGAGAAGACGCCCTATTTTGAGGCCTGTGTGCCGATTGAAGTGCTCGCTGAACGTGGCCGCCAGACGATGCAGTTCGGCCCGATGAAACCCGTGGGCCTCAAAGATCCGAGAACCGGCGTGGAGCCAGCAGCCGTCGTGCAATTGCGCACAGAAAACGTCCACCGCACATGCTACAACCTAGTCGGCTTTCAGACCAAACTGACCTATGGTGAGCAGAAGCGTGTGTTTCGCATGATCCCCGGCCTCGAACAAGCTGAGTTTCTCCGCTATGGCAGCCTGCATCGCAACACGTTCATCAATGCCCCCCAGCTACTCCTTAATACCCTGCAGTTCAAGGCTCGCGCGAGCCTCTTCTTCGCTGGGCAGTTGGTTGGCGTGGAGGGTTACACGGAATCAGCGGCCATGGGCGGCATTGCCGGCATCAACACGGCTCGGGCGCTGGCTGGCAAACCATTGATCACACCACCGCCTACGACGGCACATGGCTGTTTGATTGCGCATGTCACGGCCTCAGATCCGCGTCACTTCCAACCAATGAACACCAATTTTGGCCTGTTCCCGCCCTTGGCGATCCCCCCGAGGGACAAGGAGAAGAAGCGTCGTGCCTTGAGCCAACGAGCCATTGAGGATTTCGAAGCATGGACGATGCGATCAAAACTTTCGTAA
- a CDS encoding restriction endonuclease → MAALDFKEIAQANLGSGEQDSFELFSRDFLAFLGYKVLLNPSRGADSGKDIVVEEKRSGVGGDTFVKWLVSCKHNAHSGTSVGPNQEANIRDRVENNACSGFIGMYSTLPSSGLSVAIEGLRTKIEAQVFDSARIEERLLGNSAGIHLARRYFPVSMKKWLKEYPKVANVFATSPTLKCKNCNAELLGSQASGIVVIWVDHKINKTEDFYWCCKGRCDRSLASKRQNPDLFDKWEDIPDVAIPLIFARWMMSPLNELRSGKQYSDQAFENLKEFILNVYPFVARDATEEENERIKSLTMIPAALGGLGY, encoded by the coding sequence ATGGCAGCCTTAGACTTCAAAGAAATTGCCCAAGCAAATCTTGGGTCAGGCGAGCAAGACTCTTTTGAATTATTTTCTCGAGACTTTCTCGCCTTCCTTGGGTACAAAGTTCTCCTGAATCCATCCCGAGGGGCTGATAGCGGAAAAGATATTGTCGTCGAAGAAAAAAGAAGCGGCGTCGGTGGCGATACCTTTGTTAAATGGCTAGTGAGTTGCAAACACAATGCACACTCTGGCACCTCAGTTGGCCCAAATCAAGAGGCAAACATTCGTGATAGGGTTGAAAATAATGCTTGCAGTGGATTCATCGGGATGTACTCAACATTACCCAGCTCCGGTTTGAGCGTGGCGATCGAAGGGCTAAGAACGAAGATTGAAGCCCAAGTCTTTGACAGCGCCAGAATTGAGGAACGATTGCTCGGTAACAGTGCGGGAATACATCTAGCACGCCGTTACTTCCCAGTCTCAATGAAAAAATGGCTTAAGGAGTATCCAAAAGTAGCAAACGTTTTTGCCACTTCACCTACATTAAAGTGCAAGAACTGCAATGCAGAGCTTCTTGGCAGTCAAGCATCGGGAATAGTTGTTATTTGGGTTGACCATAAGATCAACAAAACAGAGGACTTTTACTGGTGCTGCAAAGGAAGGTGCGACCGATCATTAGCCTCTAAAAGACAAAACCCTGATCTCTTTGACAAATGGGAAGACATACCAGATGTTGCAATCCCCTTGATATTTGCTCGCTGGATGATGAGTCCGCTTAATGAATTACGTAGTGGTAAGCAATATTCAGATCAGGCGTTTGAAAACCTCAAAGAGTTCATATTGAATGTCTATCCATTTGTAGCTCGTGACGCTACGGAGGAAGAAAATGAGCGTATCAAGAGTCTCACAATGATTCCAGCAGCATTGGGTGGGCTGGGTTATTGA
- a CDS encoding gamma carbonic anhydrase family protein encodes MIRTFQGIRPTVPTSCFVEDTAVVIGDVVLGEECSVWFNTVIRGDVNYIRIGNRTNVQDLCMLHVTHDTHPLIIGDGVTIGHNVVLHGCSIRDRVLVGMGAIIMDGAIIGEDSVVGAGALVTEGTVVPPKSLILGSPAKVKRPVTEQELNWVRESAENYVRYANQYMSDTGKNAGFKV; translated from the coding sequence ATGATTCGTACCTTTCAAGGCATCAGGCCGACGGTCCCAACGTCATGTTTTGTCGAAGACACCGCCGTGGTGATCGGCGATGTCGTGCTGGGTGAGGAGTGTAGCGTCTGGTTCAACACTGTGATCCGTGGCGATGTGAACTATATTCGCATAGGAAATCGTACGAATGTGCAGGACCTCTGTATGCTACACGTCACTCACGACACGCACCCGCTGATCATTGGGGATGGCGTCACGATCGGCCACAATGTAGTCCTACACGGCTGTAGCATCCGAGACCGAGTATTGGTCGGCATGGGCGCGATCATTATGGATGGCGCCATCATTGGTGAAGATTCGGTGGTGGGAGCCGGTGCGCTGGTGACAGAGGGAACGGTGGTCCCGCCAAAGAGCCTGATTCTTGGCTCACCGGCAAAGGTGAAACGTCCGGTCACAGAGCAAGAGCTGAACTGGGTCAGGGAATCGGCAGAGAATTATGTGCGATATGCCAACCAGTACATGTCCGATACGGGGAAAAACGCGGGTTTCAAGGTGTAA